TCTCCGCGTGGCGGTACCGGTCGTTGCCGAAGTGGGTGGTCAGGACGAGGTCCATCGTCATCCGCCGGTTTCCCTACCGGAGCCCGTCGAGGATCGCATCGACCGATTCCTCGGTGAGGTTCTCGTAATAGTCGTCGTTGATCTGCATCACCGGCGCGGTGCCGCAGCTTCCCAGGCACTCGACCGTGGTCAGGGTGAATCTTCCGTCGGCGGTCGTCTCGCCGGGCGCCACGCCGAGCTTCCTCGACACGTGCTCGATCAGCGCTTCCGCCCCCATGAGCGAGCAGGAGAGGTTCCGGCACACCTGCAGATGATATTTGCCCACCGGCTTCCGGTTGTACATCGTGTAGAAGGTCGCCACTCCCTCGATCTGCGCCGGCGTGAACCCGAGCAGCGCGGCGACGGTGGAGATCGTTTCGGGGGAGAGGAATCCGAACTCGCGCTGGGCGAGATGGAGGGTGGGCAGGATGGCCGCCTGCCGGTCGGGGTATCGGGCGAGCATCCTCTCGAACCTCGCCCGGGTCTCCTCGGAAAAGGACGGGTTCACCGGTCCAGCTCCCCCGCGATGATGTTGACGCTGCCCAAAACCGCGATGAGGTCCGCGAGCATTCCCCCTTCGCACAGGTGCGGCATCCCCTGGAAGAGGGGGAAGCACGGCGGCCGGACCTTGATCTTGTACGGCCCCCCGCCCCCCTTGCTGACGATGTAGTAGCCGAGCTCCCCGTTGGCCGCCTCGGTGGCCGAGTAGACCTCGCCGGCGGGGACCCGGATTCCGTCCATGATGTGCTTGAAGTGGTTCATCAGGGCCTCGATGTTCCCGTACACCTCCTGCTTCGGCGGCAGGAGGAACCGAGGGTCGTCCACGTTGACGGGCCCTCCCGGGAGCTGGTCGAGGGCCTGCTCGATGATGCGGAGGGACTGGCGCATCTCCTCCATCCGGACCATGTACCGGTCGCAGGTGTCCCCTTGCTCCCCGATGGGCACGTCGAAATCGAACCGGTCGTACACGAGGTACGTCTCGTCCTTGCGCAGGTCGAGGGGGACGCCGGCGGCCCGCAGGCACGGGCCGGTGAACCCTCGGGCGATCGCCTCCTTCGGGGTGATGGAACCGACCCCCATCGTCCGCTCGATGAAGATCCGGTTCTTCGTGAGGAGGGCGTTCACGTCCGCGATCGCGGGGACGATCACGTCCCGGCAGATGTCGCGGCACTTTTCGACCCATCCGTCAGGGAGATCCCACTGCAGCCCGCCGATCCGGGTGTACTGCGTCGTCAGCCGGATCCCCGTCAGCGGCTCGATGAGGTGCATGTACACCTCCTCGCGCGGCTTCCAGAAGTACCAGAAGTTGGTGAGCGCCCCGATGTCGACCATGTTCGCCCCGATGCAGACCATGTGGTCGATGATCCGGGAGAGCTCGCAGATGAGGACCCGGATGTACTTGCACCGCTCGGTGACCTCGATCCCGAACAGCTTCTCGACGGCCATCACGTACCCGACGTTGTTCATCAGGGAGGAGACGTAGTTCAGCCGGTCCGTGTAGGGGATCACCTGCGTCCAGGTGGCGTTCTCGGACTCCTTCTCGAAGCAGCGGTGGAGGTACCCGAACTCGGGGGTGAGTTTCAGGATCGTCTCCCCGTCCAGCTCCGCGATGAGCCGAAGCGTCGCGTGCGTGGCGGGGTGGGACGGGCCGATGTTCAGGATCATCGGCTCGGCCTGCATGTCGAGCTTTCCCGCTTCCCTCCGGTAGGTCTCGATCTCGGTCACGTTTTCCCTACTCCTTCGGTCCCACGGTGGGCTGCCGCCTGGCCTTCGGGTAGTCCTTGCGAAGCGGGTGCCCCTCGAACTCCTCGTACATGAGGATCCTCTTGAGGTTCGGGTG
This Candidatus Deferrimicrobiaceae bacterium DNA region includes the following protein-coding sequences:
- the nuoE gene encoding NADH-quinone oxidoreductase subunit NuoE, whose translation is MNPSFSEETRARFERMLARYPDRQAAILPTLHLAQREFGFLSPETISTVAALLGFTPAQIEGVATFYTMYNRKPVGKYHLQVCRNLSCSLMGAEALIEHVSRKLGVAPGETTADGRFTLTTVECLGSCGTAPVMQINDDYYENLTEESVDAILDGLR
- the nuoD gene encoding NADH dehydrogenase (quinone) subunit D, producing the protein MTEIETYRREAGKLDMQAEPMILNIGPSHPATHATLRLIAELDGETILKLTPEFGYLHRCFEKESENATWTQVIPYTDRLNYVSSLMNNVGYVMAVEKLFGIEVTERCKYIRVLICELSRIIDHMVCIGANMVDIGALTNFWYFWKPREEVYMHLIEPLTGIRLTTQYTRIGGLQWDLPDGWVEKCRDICRDVIVPAIADVNALLTKNRIFIERTMGVGSITPKEAIARGFTGPCLRAAGVPLDLRKDETYLVYDRFDFDVPIGEQGDTCDRYMVRMEEMRQSLRIIEQALDQLPGGPVNVDDPRFLLPPKQEVYGNIEALMNHFKHIMDGIRVPAGEVYSATEAANGELGYYIVSKGGGGPYKIKVRPPCFPLFQGMPHLCEGGMLADLIAVLGSVNIIAGELDR